The proteins below come from a single Triticum aestivum cultivar Chinese Spring chromosome 5D, IWGSC CS RefSeq v2.1, whole genome shotgun sequence genomic window:
- the LOC123125275 gene encoding noroxomaritidine synthase 2 translates to MAFSFLPGLFSILVLLVVVLGLYYIKSSKNPLLPVDWPVVGILPSLAINLHRLHHYIAFDLLALSGHSLKFAIASIRIFLTCDPVNIQHIFTLKHTNYPKGEEFADIFDVARGSLFTVDNEPCRRERTNYQGVLSSPRLVGLMNTCCCDKVEKGLLPFMAHMAITNAPVDMNDLMMRLVFDLYAMTIFGMDSGRLSLDMPSVHVADAMDTVMEVAFIRHIVPVFFWKAMRRLDIGPERKLAAAQAVLCCFTMDMIMKRRGNDHVIVQEVPIDILSSYVNDPRYNDDLLQATLITYMIAGRDTIGTTLSWVIYNLAKNPHVVSSIRDELAPIISRKPSIAGATMTMLDLDDVKTLVYLQATLLETLRLYPPIPIERKSVVTADVMPSGHEVCARDIVLVSIYSIGRMESVWGADCREYRPERWLSEDGRQLRHVPSHKFLAFNSGPRLCLGKDIAIMQMKIIVAAIVWNFDVKMLDGQTIETKLSCLLQMKNGLKVKLNKREM, encoded by the coding sequence ATGGCATTCTCGTTCTTACCGGGACTGTTCTCCATACTTGTGCTACTTGTAGTTGTTCTAGGTTTGTACTACATAAAGTCTAGTAAGAATCCATTGTTGCCAGTGGACTGGCCAGTAGTGGGCATCCTCCCTTCCCTAGCCATCAACCTCCACAGATTGCATCACTATATCGCCTTTGACCTCCTAGCACTGTCCGGGCACAGcctaaagtttgccatagctagTATACGGATATTCCTAACCTGTGACCCAGTGAATATCCAACACATTTTCACCTTGAAACACACAAACTATCCCAAGGGTGAGGAGTTCGCCGATATCTTCGATGTGGCAAGGGGCTCACTCTTCACTGTCGACAACGAGCCATGTCGTCGTGAGCGCACGAATTACCAGGGCGTGTTGAGCAGCCCACGGTTGGTAGGGCTGATGAACACGTGTTGTTGCGATAAGGTGGAGAAGGGCCTTCTGCCCTTCATGGCCCACATGGCGATAACAAATGCTCCTGTCGACATGAATGACCTCATGATGAGGCTCGTGTTCGACCTATATGCGATGACCATCTTCGGCATGGACTCGGGTCGCTTGTCCCTTGACATGCCGTCGGTGCACGTCGCGGATGCGATGGACACAGTCATGGAGGTGGCCTTCATCCGACACATTGTGCCAGTATTTTTCTGGAAGGCGATGAGGCGCTTGGACATTGGTCCAGAGAGGAAGCTTGCCGCCGCGCAAGCGGTGCTTTGCTGCTTCACAATGGACATGATCATGAAGAGGCGGGGGAACGACCATGTTATTGTTCAAGAGGTACCCATAGACATTCTGTCCAGTTATGTCAATGACCCAAGATACAATGATGATTTGCTCCAGGCAACTCTCATTACCTACATGATCGCCGGGAGGGACACGATCGGTACTACCTTGTCGTGGGTCATCTACAACCTCGCCAAGAACCCGCACGTCGTGTCGAGCATACGTGATGAACTAGCACCCATCATATCCCGCAAACCATCCATTGCAGGAGCCACCATGACGATGTTGGATCTAGATGATGTCAAAACCCTAGTTTATTTGCAAGCCACCCTATTGGAGACACTCAGGTTGTACCCGCCGATCCCTATCGAGCGCAAGTCTGTTGTCACCGCCGATGTAATGCCAAGTGGCCATGAGGTGTGTGCCCGGGACATCGTCCTCGTCTCCATCTACTCCATCGGAAGAATGGAGTCTGTCTGGGGAGCCGACTGCCGGGAGTATAGGCCAGAGAGGTGGCTCTCAGAGGATGGACGCCAGCTGCGACACGTGCCCTCTCACAAGTTTTTGGCTTTTAACTCGGGCCCAAGATTGTGCCTTGGCAAGGATATTGCAATCATGCAGATGAAGATCATCGTTGCTGCTATCGTGTGGAACTTTGATGTGAAAATGTTAGATGGTCAAACCATCGAGACAAAGTTGTCTTGTCTTCTGCAAATGAAGAATGGCCTGAAGGTTAAGCTGAATAAGCGGGAAATGTAA